A genome region from Gigantopelta aegis isolate Gae_Host chromosome 3, Gae_host_genome, whole genome shotgun sequence includes the following:
- the LOC121368352 gene encoding transmembrane protein 248-like, protein MAFTILDNLKGFVTSRPPLIIFMICLASFAVVLVMFAYIVQVNDIPKNDISENWNTFLDSFSKIDFCVKSNLSDYAIESPTTQRLVKEALSQTVTTSTLQPDPLVNVSVAMIVVLTPTAEFLNIPRNITHISTTLTGEQLGLEGAAAELDLNMTFMLSNHWNTSHCDLKGWCKPLKITTCISFQAPLSVFPRTRMPTTCQAVNDSGSEYHLKVVGNTEPGFMWCHDKPVFHVEHYKDPDLAVMLSMHDKSVINLHLLHTSYFLFMMVITLFCYAIVKGRPTKSKLTQYIPAEKVQMTA, encoded by the exons ATGGCCTTTACAATACTGGATAACCTCAAGGGATTTGTGACAAGCCGTCCGCCTctcattatttttatgatatgtCTGGCATCATTTGCTGTTGTCCTTGTAATGTTTGCCTACATAGTCCAAGTAAATGACATACCAAAAAATGACATATCTGAG AATTGGAATACTTTCCTAGATAGTTTTTCCAAAATTGACTTCTGTGTTAAGAGCAACTTGAGTGACTATGCGATTGAGTCTCCCACAACTCAGAGATTAGTGAAGGAAGCATTGTCACAGACTGTGACAACATCCACCCTGCAGCCTGATCCACTAGT cAATGTGTCTGTGGCAATGATAGTTGTCCTGACTCCTACAGCTGAATTTCTCAATATTCCTCGTAACATCACACACATTTCCACCACCTTGACAGGAGAGCAGTTAGGCCTGGAAG gtgCTGCAGCTGAACTTGACCTCAATATGACCTTCATGCTATCTAACCACTGGAACACATCTCATTGCGACTTGAAAGGGTGGTGCAAGCCATTGAAAATAACAACTTGTATTAGTTTCCAGGCACCCTTATCAGTGTTTCCACGCACCAG GATGCCAACCACGTGCCAGGCAGTAAATGATTCAGGATCAGAGTATCATTTGAAGGTTGTTGGAAACACAGAACCGGGTTTTATGTGGTGTCATGACAAGCCTGTTTTTCATGTAGAACACTATAAGGATCCTGATCTGGCAGTCATGTTGTCAATG CATGACAAGTCTGTGATTAATCTGCATCTGCTCCATACCAGTTACTTCCTCTTCATGATGGTCATCACACTGTTCTGTTACGCCATCGTCAAGGGCAGGCCGACCAAATCAAAACTTACTCAGTACATTCCAGCAGAGAAG GTTCAAATGACTGCGTGA